From a single Bacteroidota bacterium genomic region:
- a CDS encoding type II toxin-antitoxin system RelE/ParE family toxin, with translation MWKTIWTKQAKNALKSIYDYYKDKSLQGAKNVTTELLESPKTIRFAKQYQLDNINPKYRRIIIRDYKVLYREAKESIYIVDIVNTKQSPEVLKKK, from the coding sequence ATGTGGAAAACTATCTGGACTAAGCAAGCCAAAAATGCTTTAAAAAGTATTTACGATTATTACAAAGACAAATCATTACAAGGAGCAAAAAACGTCACAACAGAATTACTGGAAAGTCCAAAAACTATTCGTTTTGCCAAACAATATCAGTTAGATAATATCAATCCAAAATACAGAAGGATTATAATACGAGATTATAAAGTTTTATACAGGGAAGCTAAAGAAAGTATATATATTGTAGATATAGTAAATACTAAACAATCACCAGAAGTACTTAAAAAGAAATAG